In one Sphingobium indicum B90A genomic region, the following are encoded:
- a CDS encoding DUF2093 domain-containing protein, translating into MADIQGLAVLHYDTPHFDVVRPGQFVLCAVSGARIDLEDLKYWSAEFQEAYRGPEEATRSFLEHRGAGFR; encoded by the coding sequence ATGGCGGATATTCAGGGACTGGCGGTGCTGCATTACGACACGCCGCATTTCGATGTCGTGCGACCGGGGCAGTTCGTGCTCTGCGCGGTTTCGGGTGCGCGTATCGATCTGGAAGACCTCAAATATTGGAGCGCGGAGTTTCAGGAGGCTTATCGGGGGCCGGAGGAAGCGACCCGTTCCTTCCTGGAACATCGCGGCGCCGGCTTTCGCTAA
- a CDS encoding NAD(P)H-dependent flavin oxidoreductase: MFKGLKPIVYGGREVWPLVEGGKGVAVSNHASSGAWAAAGGIGTVSAVNADSYDSFGNVIPQVYHGRTRRDRHEELIAYAIDGAVEQVKRAFEIAGGKGAININVLWEMGGAQRVLHGVLEKTKGMVAGVTCGAGMPYKLSEIAASYGVNYLPIVSSGRAFRALWKRAYSKASEWLAAVVYEDPWLAGGHNGLSNAEDPKAPQDPYPRVRDLRVTMREGGISDDVPIVMAGGVWALKDWNDWIDNPELGAIMFQFGTRPLLTQESPIPQLWKERLMQLEPGDVLLHRFSPTGFYSSAVRNPFLRQLEARSERQIPFSTEQAGDHTHQLDAGVKGKNFWVTRGDLLRAREWVGQGFTSALKTPDNTLVFVTEEEKAEIRKDQTDCMGCLSQCAFSSWMDSETNSTGRLADPRSFCIQKSLQEAVHGGDLDKNLLFAGHGAYKFKQDPFYSNGFVPTVKQLVDRILTGD, translated from the coding sequence TTGTTCAAGGGGTTGAAGCCCATCGTTTACGGCGGCCGGGAAGTCTGGCCATTGGTCGAAGGCGGCAAGGGGGTGGCCGTTTCCAACCATGCCAGTTCCGGCGCCTGGGCGGCGGCCGGCGGCATCGGCACGGTGTCGGCGGTCAATGCGGACAGCTATGACAGCTTCGGCAACGTCATTCCCCAGGTCTATCATGGCCGCACCCGTCGCGACCGGCATGAGGAACTGATCGCCTATGCCATAGACGGCGCGGTCGAACAGGTGAAGCGCGCCTTCGAAATCGCGGGCGGCAAGGGCGCGATCAACATCAACGTGCTCTGGGAAATGGGCGGCGCGCAGCGCGTCCTGCACGGCGTCCTGGAAAAGACGAAGGGAATGGTCGCGGGCGTCACCTGCGGCGCGGGCATGCCCTACAAGCTGTCGGAGATCGCCGCCTCCTACGGCGTCAACTATCTGCCCATCGTCAGTTCCGGCCGCGCCTTCCGCGCCCTGTGGAAGCGCGCCTATTCCAAGGCGTCGGAATGGCTCGCCGCCGTGGTCTATGAGGACCCGTGGCTGGCGGGCGGGCATAACGGCCTGTCCAACGCCGAAGACCCGAAGGCGCCGCAGGATCCCTATCCCCGCGTCCGCGACCTGCGCGTCACCATGCGGGAAGGCGGCATTTCCGACGATGTGCCCATCGTCATGGCGGGCGGCGTCTGGGCGCTCAAGGACTGGAACGACTGGATCGACAATCCCGAACTGGGCGCGATCATGTTCCAGTTCGGCACCCGTCCGCTGCTGACGCAGGAAAGCCCGATCCCGCAGCTCTGGAAAGAGCGGCTGATGCAGTTGGAGCCGGGCGACGTGCTGCTGCACCGCTTCTCGCCGACCGGCTTCTACAGTTCGGCGGTTCGCAATCCCTTCCTGCGCCAGCTTGAGGCGCGCTCCGAACGGCAGATTCCCTTCAGCACCGAACAGGCGGGCGACCATACGCACCAGCTCGACGCGGGCGTGAAGGGCAAGAATTTCTGGGTGACGCGGGGCGACCTGCTGCGCGCCCGCGAATGGGTGGGGCAGGGCTTCACCTCCGCGCTCAAGACGCCCGACAATACGCTGGTGTTCGTGACCGAGGAGGAAAAGGCCGAAATCCGCAAGGACCAGACCGACTGCATGGGCTGCCTCAGCCAATGCGCCTTCTCAAGCTGGATGGACAGCGAGACCAACTCGACCGGGCGCCTGGCCGACCCGCGCAGCTTCTGCATCCAGAAGTCCTTGCAGGAGGCGGTGCATGGCGGCGATCTCGACAAGAATCTGCTGTTCGCGGGCCATGGCGCCTATAAGTTCAAGCAGGATCCCTTCTACTCCAACGGGTTCGTGCCGACCGTGAAGCAGCTCGTCGATCGCATCCTGACCGGCGACTGA
- a CDS encoding glycosyltransferase family 4 protein, with amino-acid sequence MVRFAAPRPRQIDGPPRLLHVHGSFSLGGKEARAVRLMNLWGDRARHSIVSAAPQLMSARDAIDPATPVDFPEPPPLAGRPGLGRFRAIAAFLADYDLVLSYNWGAMDAVMARRIHGGPPLIHHEDGFNADEAGGLKPQRNLYRRLALQRAHALVVPSVRLEGIARDMWRQPPRKVHLIRNGIDTARYGQPPLPDAIPALDRAAGKLLVGTVAGLRPVKNIRRLVRAVAPHRDRLQLVVVGEGPERDAIAAEARDHGLADICMAGFLPEPWRFMGLFDIFALSSDSEQFPISLVEAMAAGLPVASTDVGDVAAMVAPENRPFIVPDEAALSAALGTLAGDPDLRQRLGEANRHRAGRDFTEAAMVDAYAALYGQALSSPHILR; translated from the coding sequence ATGGTCCGTTTCGCCGCGCCCCGGCCTCGGCAGATCGATGGCCCGCCCCGGCTGCTGCATGTCCACGGCAGCTTTTCCCTGGGCGGCAAGGAGGCGCGGGCCGTGCGCCTGATGAACCTCTGGGGCGACCGCGCCCGTCACAGCATCGTCAGCGCCGCACCCCAACTGATGAGCGCGCGCGACGCCATCGACCCCGCCACGCCGGTCGACTTTCCCGAACCCCCTCCGCTCGCTGGCAGGCCGGGCCTTGGGCGCTTCAGGGCGATCGCGGCCTTCCTGGCGGATTACGACCTTGTCCTCAGCTATAATTGGGGCGCGATGGACGCGGTGATGGCGCGGCGCATCCATGGCGGGCCGCCACTGATCCATCATGAGGACGGCTTCAACGCGGATGAGGCGGGCGGCCTCAAGCCGCAGCGCAACCTCTATCGCCGCCTGGCGCTCCAGCGCGCGCATGCGCTGGTCGTCCCGTCCGTCCGGCTTGAAGGCATCGCCCGCGACATGTGGCGTCAGCCGCCGCGGAAGGTCCATCTGATCCGCAACGGCATCGACACGGCGCGCTATGGGCAGCCGCCCTTGCCCGACGCCATTCCCGCCCTCGACCGCGCGGCCGGCAAGCTGCTGGTCGGCACCGTGGCGGGCCTGCGTCCGGTCAAGAATATCCGCCGCCTCGTCCGCGCCGTCGCGCCGCATCGCGACCGGCTGCAACTGGTGGTGGTGGGGGAGGGGCCGGAGCGCGACGCCATAGCGGCGGAAGCCAGGGATCATGGGCTGGCGGACATCTGCATGGCCGGATTCCTGCCGGAACCCTGGCGCTTCATGGGCCTGTTCGACATCTTCGCTTTGTCTTCCGACAGCGAGCAGTTCCCGATCTCGCTGGTGGAGGCGATGGCGGCGGGCCTGCCCGTCGCATCGACCGACGTGGGCGACGTCGCCGCCATGGTCGCGCCCGAAAACCGGCCGTTCATCGTCCCGGACGAGGCGGCCCTGTCGGCCGCGCTCGGCACGCTGGCCGGCGACCCCGACCTGCGGCAACGGCTTGGCGAGGCGAATCGTCACCGCGCCGGGCGCGATTTCACCGAAGCCGCGATGGTGGACGCCTATGCCGCGCTTTACGGGCAGGCACTATCCAGTCCCCATATTTTGCGGTAG
- a CDS encoding alpha/beta fold hydrolase, which produces MSSHSDGYWWSPDGLRLHYRDYAGGEDGRPPLLCLPGLTRNARDFEPLAARLAGPWRLICPDMRGRAESAQAKDPMTYVPLTYLQDIGRLLADLAITRFVAIGTSLGGIITMLIAATHREWLAGALLNDVGPTLEEAGLARIRTYVGIGQSHPSWVHAARALEESNRDIYPGYGLDQWLAMAKRLYRLNSAGRVVLDYDMRIAEPLRVAGSEGSVDMWPVMQAFRDIPTLVLRGERSDLLSAATAARMVAEIGPGAECATISNVGHAPVLDEPESVVAIDRLLARVLNG; this is translated from the coding sequence TTGAGCAGCCATAGCGACGGATACTGGTGGTCCCCCGACGGGCTGAGGCTCCATTATCGCGATTATGCCGGGGGGGAGGATGGCCGTCCGCCCCTGCTCTGCCTGCCGGGCCTCACTCGCAACGCCCGCGATTTCGAGCCGCTGGCGGCGCGCCTCGCCGGGCCATGGCGCCTCATCTGTCCCGACATGCGCGGCCGCGCCGAAAGCGCGCAAGCGAAGGACCCGATGACCTATGTCCCGCTCACCTATCTGCAGGACATCGGCCGCCTGCTGGCGGACTTGGCCATCACCCGCTTCGTCGCCATCGGCACGTCGCTGGGCGGCATCATCACCATGCTGATCGCGGCGACCCATCGCGAATGGCTGGCGGGCGCGCTGCTCAACGATGTCGGGCCGACGCTGGAGGAGGCCGGCCTTGCGCGCATCCGCACTTATGTCGGCATCGGCCAGTCGCATCCAAGCTGGGTCCATGCCGCCCGCGCCCTGGAGGAATCGAACCGGGACATCTATCCCGGCTATGGCCTCGACCAATGGCTGGCCATGGCCAAGCGCCTCTACCGCCTCAACAGCGCGGGGCGCGTCGTGCTCGACTATGACATGCGCATAGCGGAGCCGCTGCGGGTCGCGGGCAGCGAGGGGAGCGTGGACATGTGGCCGGTCATGCAGGCCTTTCGCGACATTCCGACGCTGGTGCTGCGGGGCGAGCGTTCCGACCTGCTCTCCGCCGCCACCGCCGCCCGCATGGTGGCGGAAATCGGCCCTGGCGCGGAATGCGCGACCATTTCCAATGTCGGTCACGCCCCCGTCCTGGACGAGCCGGAATCCGTCGTCGCCATCGACCGGCTGCTGGCGCGGGTGCTGAATGGCTGA
- a CDS encoding protein adenylyltransferase SelO, with product MRPALQPAKFSPANEIAVLQPDFADPVAAADFPRTILRFRNDRWAKAVGLSDLSDEQWLAHFGRFQPLEGSLPQPLALRYHGHQFRVYNPDIGDGRGFLFAQLRDGVGRLLDLGTKGSGRTPYSRFGDGRLTLKGGVREILATEMLEALGVNSSKTFSIVETGEALERNDEPSPTRAAVMVRLSHSHIRIGSFQRAAYFDDKALLERLVDYALTKLYGEEPGDNPPAQLLGRVVERTADLAASYMVAGFVHGVLNSDNINVTGESFDYGPWRFAPLWEPGFTAAYFDHAGLYAFGRQAEAIHWDVAQLAVSLRPLTEAEPLIAQLERFPALYGEAMARRFCWRLGVLPTDDAAAMVEAAVRGMVATQRPIDRFFQDWRGGDPRDGAPYAAEEWAGFREAIAGFEASGPMDHGYWADPLPCSMHIDEVEAIWSAIDRDDDWAPLHAKVAAVRRMGEAMGDAPDLP from the coding sequence ATGCGTCCTGCCCTGCAACCCGCCAAATTCAGCCCCGCGAATGAAATCGCCGTGCTGCAGCCCGATTTTGCCGATCCCGTCGCGGCGGCGGACTTTCCCCGGACCATCCTGCGTTTCCGCAATGACCGATGGGCGAAAGCGGTGGGCCTCAGCGACCTGAGCGATGAGCAATGGCTGGCGCATTTCGGCCGGTTCCAGCCGCTGGAGGGATCGCTGCCCCAGCCGCTGGCGCTGCGCTATCATGGGCATCAGTTCCGCGTGTACAATCCCGACATCGGGGACGGCCGCGGCTTCCTGTTCGCGCAGCTTCGGGACGGCGTCGGCCGGCTGCTGGACCTGGGCACCAAGGGTTCGGGCCGGACGCCCTATAGCCGCTTCGGCGACGGCAGGCTGACGCTGAAGGGCGGCGTGCGGGAGATTTTGGCGACGGAGATGCTCGAGGCGCTGGGCGTCAACAGCTCGAAGACCTTTTCCATCGTCGAGACGGGCGAGGCGCTGGAGCGCAATGACGAACCCTCCCCCACCCGCGCGGCGGTTATGGTGCGGCTCAGCCACTCGCATATCCGAATCGGCTCCTTCCAGCGCGCCGCCTATTTCGACGACAAGGCGCTGCTGGAGCGGCTGGTCGACTATGCGCTGACGAAGCTCTACGGCGAGGAGCCGGGCGACAATCCTCCCGCGCAACTGCTGGGCCGGGTGGTTGAACGCACGGCCGATCTGGCGGCGAGCTATATGGTGGCGGGCTTCGTCCATGGCGTGCTCAACAGCGACAACATCAATGTGACGGGCGAGAGCTTCGACTATGGGCCGTGGCGGTTCGCGCCGCTTTGGGAACCGGGGTTCACCGCCGCCTATTTCGACCATGCCGGGCTCTACGCCTTCGGACGGCAGGCGGAGGCGATCCATTGGGACGTGGCGCAGCTTGCCGTGTCGCTGCGTCCCTTGACGGAGGCCGAACCGCTGATCGCGCAGTTGGAGCGTTTTCCAGCGCTTTATGGCGAAGCGATGGCGCGCCGCTTCTGCTGGCGCCTGGGAGTCTTGCCGACGGACGATGCCGCCGCCATGGTCGAGGCGGCGGTTCGGGGCATGGTCGCCACCCAGCGGCCGATCGATCGCTTCTTCCAAGACTGGCGGGGCGGCGACCCCCGCGACGGCGCGCCTTATGCCGCGGAGGAATGGGCCGGTTTCCGCGAGGCGATCGCCGGGTTCGAGGCGAGCGGGCCGATGGATCATGGCTATTGGGCCGATCCGCTGCCCTGCTCCATGCATATCGATGAGGTGGAGGCGATCTGGAGCGCCATCGACCGGGATGATGACTGGGCGCCGCTGCATGCGAAGGTGGCGGCGGTCCGGCGCATGGGCGAAGCGATGGGCGACGCCCCGGACCTGCCCTGA
- the astD gene encoding succinylglutamate-semialdehyde dehydrogenase: MSAALTSFEPATGALLWQGTASDVEAEVALARAAWPKWAAQPIAYRIETLRRFVNVVRANEEALADLIARETGKPLWDARTEVMAVMNKVDISVAAFSERTGQRRLEAAMGARQSVRHKPHGVMAVLGPYNFPAHLPNGHIVPALLAGNAVLFKPSEKTPAVGEMLVRCYHEAGVPEDAVRLVLGGPDEGKALAAHPDVGGVLFTGSAQTGIAINRQFAANPGKILALEMGGNNPIVAWDTADIASAATLIVQSAFLSSGQRCTAASRLIVKEELADTLVGEVKRLADRLIVDHPHADPAPYMGPVIDNQAADHLTESFLYLMSNGGKPIKHMVRTTKGLPFVTPAIIDVTAMAERPDVELFGPLLQVVRVPDFESAIREANNTRYGLSAALIGGSPEQYNQFWANIRAGIVNWNRPTNGASSSAPFGGVGISGNHRPSAYYAADYCAYPVASVEIEQPRASIGIGLKDIDTSAMGD, from the coding sequence ATGTCCGCCGCGCTGACTTCGTTCGAACCCGCCACTGGCGCGCTTTTGTGGCAGGGGACCGCCAGCGATGTGGAGGCGGAGGTCGCCCTGGCCCGTGCCGCCTGGCCGAAATGGGCCGCCCAGCCCATCGCCTACCGCATCGAAACGCTGCGCCGCTTCGTCAATGTGGTGCGCGCCAATGAGGAGGCGCTGGCCGACCTGATCGCCCGCGAAACCGGCAAGCCGCTGTGGGATGCGCGGACCGAAGTGATGGCGGTGATGAACAAGGTCGACATTTCCGTCGCCGCCTTTTCCGAACGCACCGGACAGAGGCGGCTGGAGGCCGCGATGGGCGCGCGCCAGTCCGTGCGGCACAAGCCGCATGGCGTCATGGCGGTGCTGGGGCCATATAATTTCCCGGCGCACCTGCCCAACGGGCATATCGTCCCTGCCCTGCTGGCCGGCAACGCCGTCCTCTTCAAGCCGTCGGAAAAAACGCCCGCCGTGGGCGAGATGCTGGTGCGCTGCTACCATGAGGCGGGCGTGCCGGAGGATGCCGTGCGGCTGGTGCTGGGCGGACCCGACGAGGGCAAGGCGCTGGCCGCCCATCCCGATGTGGGGGGCGTCCTCTTCACCGGGTCGGCGCAGACCGGGATCGCGATCAACCGGCAATTCGCGGCCAATCCCGGCAAGATATTGGCGCTGGAAATGGGCGGGAACAACCCGATCGTCGCCTGGGACACGGCGGACATCGCCAGCGCGGCGACGCTGATCGTGCAGTCGGCCTTCCTGTCGAGCGGGCAGCGCTGCACCGCGGCGAGCCGGCTGATCGTCAAGGAGGAACTGGCCGACACGCTGGTCGGAGAGGTCAAGAGGCTGGCCGACCGGCTGATCGTCGATCATCCCCATGCCGACCCCGCGCCCTATATGGGTCCGGTGATCGACAACCAGGCGGCGGATCATCTGACCGAGAGTTTCCTCTATCTGATGAGCAACGGCGGCAAGCCGATCAAGCATATGGTCCGCACGACCAAGGGGCTGCCCTTCGTAACGCCGGCGATCATCGACGTGACCGCCATGGCGGAGCGGCCCGATGTCGAACTGTTCGGCCCCTTGTTGCAGGTCGTCCGGGTGCCGGATTTCGAATCCGCGATCCGGGAGGCGAACAACACCCGCTACGGCCTGTCCGCCGCTCTGATAGGCGGATCGCCGGAGCAATATAACCAGTTCTGGGCCAATATCCGGGCGGGCATCGTCAACTGGAACCGGCCGACCAACGGAGCCTCCTCCTCCGCGCCCTTCGGCGGAGTGGGCATTTCGGGCAATCATCGGCCCAGCGCCTATTATGCGGCGGACTATTGCGCCTATCCGGTCGCGTCGGTGGAGATCGAGCAGCCGCGCGCGTCCATCGGCATCGGCCTTAAGGACATCGACACGAGCGCGATGGGGGATTGA
- the cobA gene encoding uroporphyrinogen-III C-methyltransferase, which translates to MAEIPPATVTLVGAGPGDPELLTLRAARLIGEAEVIVHDGLVSADILALASPHAELISVAKRRSRHSVPQHGINALLVELALAGRRVVRLKGGDPFIFGRGGEEMEACRAAGVPVEIVPGISAAIGCAAQAQLPLTHRDAASAVSFVAGQCKGLTDQDWSGLAGAGRTLVIYMGVATAADIADKLIADGVSPAIPVAVLENGTRADMRTLRTLLADLGEMVAREKVKSPALIVVGEVAAYALAQDVLGGWAARETFGAETEK; encoded by the coding sequence ATGGCTGAAATTCCACCTGCCACTGTCACCCTTGTCGGCGCGGGTCCGGGCGATCCGGAACTGCTGACGCTGCGCGCCGCGCGGCTGATCGGCGAGGCGGAGGTGATCGTGCATGACGGGCTGGTTTCGGCGGACATATTGGCGCTCGCCTCCCCCCATGCCGAACTGATTTCCGTCGCCAAGCGGCGCAGCCGCCATTCGGTGCCTCAGCATGGGATCAATGCCCTGCTGGTCGAACTGGCGCTCGCCGGGCGCAGGGTCGTGCGGCTGAAGGGCGGCGATCCCTTCATCTTCGGCCGCGGCGGCGAGGAGATGGAGGCGTGCCGCGCCGCCGGAGTGCCGGTGGAAATCGTGCCGGGCATCAGCGCCGCCATCGGCTGCGCGGCGCAGGCGCAACTGCCCCTCACCCATCGCGACGCGGCAAGCGCGGTCAGCTTCGTCGCCGGGCAATGCAAGGGGCTGACCGATCAGGACTGGTCCGGGCTGGCTGGCGCGGGGCGCACGCTGGTCATCTACATGGGCGTAGCGACGGCGGCGGACATCGCCGACAAGCTGATCGCGGACGGCGTGTCCCCGGCCATTCCCGTCGCCGTTCTGGAAAACGGCACGCGCGCCGACATGCGGACGCTGCGCACCCTGCTTGCCGATCTGGGCGAGATGGTGGCGCGGGAAAAAGTGAAAAGCCCCGCCCTGATTGTGGTTGGGGAGGTGGCGGCCTATGCGCTGGCGCAGGATGTGCTGGGCGGCTGGGCCGCGCGGGAGACATTTGGGGCGGAGACTGAAAAGTGA
- a CDS encoding DUF2849 domain-containing protein has protein sequence MKILTGNDLGTGDVIWWAGDGWSRQVGDSVDVGDKGEDLARAEEAALRVVGAYVIDATVTEDGVRPAHIKDRIRALGPTVRPDLTLKPNDADAGNWVI, from the coding sequence GTGAAGATTTTGACCGGCAATGACCTTGGCACCGGGGACGTGATCTGGTGGGCGGGCGACGGCTGGTCGCGACAGGTCGGCGATTCCGTCGATGTGGGCGACAAGGGCGAGGATCTGGCCCGGGCGGAGGAAGCCGCGCTGCGGGTCGTGGGCGCCTATGTGATCGATGCGACCGTGACCGAAGACGGCGTGCGCCCCGCGCATATCAAGGACCGCATCCGCGCCCTGGGACCGACGGTGCGCCCCGACCTGACGCTGAAACCGAATGACGCCGATGCCGGCAACTGGGTGATCTGA
- a CDS encoding nitrite/sulfite reductase has protein sequence MYRYDSYDQSIVDARVEEFRDQTQRRLAGQLTEDQFKPLRLMNGLYLQLHAYMLRVAIPYGTLSARQMRKLGEIAAKYDRGYGHFTTRQNLQYNWIKLADAPDILAELATVEMHAIQTSGNCIRNISSDQYAGVSADEVADPRPWAELLRQWSTFHPEFTYLPRKFKIAVIASEEDRSAMRLHDIGLKLVSRDGRIGAEVYAGGGMGRTPMVAPLIRDFVPEDEIVSYLEACLRVYNRYGRRDNKYKARIKILVHELGVEEYRRQVEEEFAHMRTLGLNPPTEELDRIRAYFAGPAYETGLGDSIDRSDPAFALWVDRQVAAHKQPGYAIVNISLKPRGGIPGDASAEQIALVADLAEQYSLDELRVTHAQNLVLPHVKKADLHAIWQKLDEAGLAEANLDLITDIIACPGLDYCSLANARSIPLAQKLSERFAAADRQKELGELKVKISGCINACGHHHAGHIGVLGVDRKGVENFQLSLGGSGAEDASVGQITGPGFSEDGVVDAIEKVTNLYLEQREEGERFLDTYRRLGMRPFKEAIYG, from the coding sequence ATGTATCGTTACGACAGCTACGACCAGTCCATCGTCGACGCCCGCGTCGAGGAATTTCGCGACCAGACCCAGCGCCGTCTGGCCGGGCAGTTGACGGAGGACCAGTTCAAGCCGCTGCGGCTGATGAACGGCCTCTATCTTCAGCTGCACGCCTATATGCTGCGCGTCGCCATTCCCTATGGCACGCTGAGCGCCCGGCAGATGCGCAAGCTGGGCGAGATCGCGGCGAAATATGACCGGGGCTACGGCCACTTCACCACGCGGCAGAACCTGCAATATAACTGGATCAAGCTGGCCGACGCGCCGGACATCCTTGCCGAGCTTGCGACGGTCGAGATGCATGCCATCCAGACCAGCGGCAATTGCATCCGCAACATCTCTTCCGACCAATATGCCGGGGTTTCGGCGGACGAAGTGGCCGACCCGCGTCCCTGGGCGGAACTGCTGCGCCAATGGTCGACCTTCCATCCCGAATTCACCTATCTGCCGCGCAAGTTCAAGATCGCCGTGATCGCGAGCGAGGAGGACCGCTCCGCCATGCGCCTGCACGACATCGGCCTCAAGCTGGTGTCGCGCGACGGCCGGATAGGCGCGGAGGTCTATGCCGGCGGCGGCATGGGGCGCACGCCCATGGTTGCGCCGCTTATCAGGGACTTCGTGCCCGAAGATGAAATCGTCTCTTATCTGGAGGCGTGCCTGCGCGTCTACAACCGCTATGGCCGGCGCGACAACAAGTACAAGGCGCGGATCAAGATTCTGGTCCATGAACTGGGCGTCGAGGAATATAGGCGGCAGGTCGAGGAGGAGTTCGCCCATATGCGGACGCTGGGCCTCAACCCGCCGACCGAGGAACTGGACCGCATCCGCGCCTATTTCGCCGGCCCCGCCTATGAAACGGGCCTGGGCGACAGCATCGACCGCAGCGATCCAGCCTTCGCCCTGTGGGTGGACCGTCAGGTCGCGGCGCACAAGCAGCCGGGCTATGCCATCGTCAACATCAGCCTGAAGCCGCGCGGCGGCATTCCGGGCGACGCCTCCGCGGAGCAGATCGCGCTGGTGGCGGACCTGGCCGAACAATATTCGCTCGACGAGCTGCGCGTCACCCATGCGCAGAACCTGGTCCTGCCGCATGTGAAGAAGGCGGACCTCCACGCCATCTGGCAGAAGCTGGACGAGGCCGGCCTTGCCGAGGCCAATCTGGACCTGATCACCGACATCATCGCCTGCCCTGGCCTGGATTATTGCAGCCTCGCCAATGCCCGCTCCATCCCGCTGGCGCAGAAGCTGTCGGAACGGTTCGCCGCGGCGGACCGGCAGAAGGAGCTGGGCGAGCTGAAGGTCAAGATTTCCGGCTGCATCAATGCCTGCGGCCATCATCATGCCGGCCATATCGGCGTGCTGGGCGTGGACCGGAAGGGCGTGGAGAATTTCCAGCTTTCGCTCGGCGGGTCAGGCGCGGAGGACGCCAGCGTCGGCCAGATCACCGGCCCCGGCTTTTCGGAGGACGGCGTGGTCGACGCGATCGAGAAGGTCACCAACCTCTATCTCGAACAGCGGGAGGAGGGCGAACGCTTCCTCGACACCTATCGCCGTCTTGGCATGAGGCCCTTCAAGGAGGCGATCTATGGTTGA
- a CDS encoding DUF934 domain-containing protein: MVEFLSFREGDGGQEPAVTVESFTGQSNSTAVRIEAGEDARELLPYLDRLSLVEVNFPAFGDGRGYSAARILREAGYRGELRAVGDVLVDQIVAMRRCGFDSFRPDKALDDAAVERALHRYEDVYQKTIDGRRPVWAKRHPENANG, from the coding sequence ATGGTTGAGTTCCTGTCCTTCCGCGAAGGCGATGGCGGCCAGGAACCGGCCGTCACGGTCGAATCCTTCACCGGCCAGTCCAATTCGACCGCCGTCCGGATCGAAGCGGGCGAGGATGCCCGCGAATTGCTGCCCTATCTGGACAGGCTGTCGCTGGTGGAGGTGAACTTCCCCGCCTTCGGCGACGGGCGCGGCTATTCGGCGGCGCGGATATTGCGCGAGGCCGGCTATCGGGGCGAACTGCGCGCCGTGGGCGATGTGCTGGTGGACCAGATCGTCGCGATGCGCCGCTGCGGCTTCGACAGCTTCCGGCCCGACAAGGCGCTGGACGATGCCGCCGTGGAGCGCGCGCTCCATCGTTATGAGGACGTCTATCAGAAGACGATCGACGGCCGCCGCCCGGTCTGGGCGAAACGGCACCCGGAGAATGCAAATGGCTGA
- a CDS encoding phosphoadenylyl-sulfate reductase: MAEPARQLDVIDARPAFTQADADALNARFEGVDTLSMLKTVFAEGLAGNVAVVSSFGTESAVLLDLVAKADKNVPVIFVDTLKMFRETLDYRETLIRTLGFTDSRAVAPHAEVLAAKDETGLRWSYDPDGCCEIRKVEPMNRAKEGLDAWISGRKAFQSVTRQNLPRFEVEDGRLKINPLGDWTKDDLEAWFEAEKLPRHPLEAQGYLSIGCEPCTSKVLPGEDPRAGRWRGWDKVECGIHSPVTPIPSSAADPDDPANQPVF, encoded by the coding sequence ATGGCTGAACCTGCCCGCCAGCTTGACGTGATCGACGCCCGCCCCGCCTTCACCCAGGCGGATGCGGATGCGCTCAACGCCCGCTTCGAGGGCGTCGACACGCTCTCCATGCTCAAGACCGTCTTTGCCGAGGGGCTGGCGGGCAATGTCGCCGTCGTCTCCTCCTTCGGCACGGAAAGCGCAGTGCTGCTCGATCTGGTGGCGAAGGCCGACAAGAACGTGCCGGTGATCTTCGTCGACACGCTCAAGATGTTTCGCGAAACGCTGGATTATCGCGAAACGCTGATCCGGACGCTGGGCTTTACCGACAGCCGCGCCGTCGCGCCCCATGCCGAAGTGCTGGCGGCGAAGGACGAGACCGGCCTGCGCTGGTCCTACGATCCCGACGGCTGCTGCGAAATCCGCAAGGTCGAGCCGATGAACCGCGCCAAGGAAGGGCTGGACGCCTGGATTTCCGGGCGCAAGGCGTTCCAGTCGGTGACGCGCCAGAACCTGCCCCGTTTCGAGGTCGAGGACGGGCGGTTGAAGATCAACCCGCTGGGCGACTGGACGAAGGACGACCTGGAGGCCTGGTTCGAGGCGGAGAAGCTGCCGCGCCACCCGCTGGAGGCGCAGGGCTATCTCTCCATCGGCTGCGAACCCTGCACGTCCAAGGTGCTGCCGGGCGAAGACCCCCGCGCCGGGCGCTGGCGCGGGTGGGACAAGGTGGAATGCGGCATTCACTCGCCGGTGACGCCGATCCCCTCCTCCGCCGCCGATCCAGACGATCCGGCTAACCAGCCGGTGTTCTGA